Proteins from a single region of Campylobacter sputorum:
- a CDS encoding M3 family oligoendopeptidase translates to MVWKLEYIFKNKKDLESFSKNLEKECKDFKSNFENKLSNLKENEFLEAIISYENILEKITKIESYTFLCFAKDNNESSFYAKYEDICSKLQENLLFFELEFNELDEKKQSKFIKFCTKYRYYLSNLLKQKAHQLSKKEERIILRTKNIGVNAFSRLFDETFTSLTFKFDGKNLKEEEILSKLSDSDRNIRKKASIVFSKKLKENSKLLTYIYNMIRKNSALECELRNYKYPEDMMHEYNQINKKSVDSLVDATENSFNLVHDFYDKKREILGYKTLYDYDRYAPLQYDGKYSYETSKKIVLNAFESFNPKFASIAKHALENGYVDAMPSKTKISGAFSHSVTTDTHPYVLLNHTNKLRDLFTMAHELGHLIHQKLAYRVGFLNSQTPLTTAETASVFCEMLVFDYIKKDLKDGEKLSLYASKLEDIFATLYRQINFTTFEREIHAKKDELSVDEINKIWLKESKKMFGNSLKLNEYYSLWWSYIPHFIHTPFYCYSYAYAQLLVLALFGLYKSGKCKNFIELYTEFLSSGGSMESKELIGKFNLDINNENFWQIGINEIKKLVNEFKGIKC, encoded by the coding sequence ATGGTTTGGAAATTAGAATATATATTTAAAAACAAAAAAGACTTGGAAAGTTTTAGTAAAAATTTAGAAAAAGAGTGCAAAGATTTTAAATCAAATTTTGAAAATAAACTATCAAATTTAAAAGAAAATGAGTTTTTAGAAGCTATAATTTCATACGAAAATATACTTGAAAAAATCACAAAGATAGAAAGTTATACATTTTTATGCTTTGCAAAAGATAACAATGAAAGTTCATTTTATGCAAAATATGAAGACATTTGCTCAAAATTGCAAGAAAATTTACTCTTTTTTGAACTAGAATTTAATGAACTAGATGAAAAAAAACAATCTAAATTTATTAAATTTTGTACAAAATATAGATATTATTTATCAAATTTATTAAAACAAAAAGCCCATCAGCTAAGCAAAAAAGAAGAAAGAATAATACTTAGAACAAAAAATATCGGTGTAAACGCATTTTCAAGGCTTTTTGATGAAACTTTTACAAGCTTAACTTTTAAATTTGATGGCAAAAATTTAAAAGAAGAGGAAATTCTAAGCAAACTTAGCGATAGTGATAGAAATATTAGAAAAAAAGCATCTATTGTATTTAGCAAAAAACTAAAAGAAAACTCAAAACTTCTTACTTATATATATAACATGATAAGAAAAAATAGTGCTTTAGAGTGCGAACTAAGAAATTATAAATATCCAGAAGATATGATGCACGAATACAACCAAATCAACAAAAAAAGTGTTGATTCTTTAGTAGATGCAACCGAAAATAGCTTTAATTTAGTGCATGATTTTTATGATAAAAAAAGAGAAATTTTAGGATACAAAACACTTTATGATTATGATAGATATGCACCACTTCAATATGACGGTAAATATAGTTACGAAACATCAAAAAAGATTGTTTTAAACGCTTTTGAAAGTTTTAATCCTAAATTTGCAAGTATTGCAAAACATGCTCTTGAGAACGGTTATGTGGACGCAATGCCAAGCAAAACTAAGATAAGTGGAGCGTTTTCGCACTCTGTTACAACTGATACTCATCCTTATGTGCTTTTAAATCACACAAATAAATTAAGAGATCTTTTTACTATGGCTCACGAACTTGGGCATTTAATTCATCAAAAACTTGCTTATAGGGTTGGATTTTTAAATTCACAAACTCCACTAACTACGGCTGAAACTGCTTCTGTTTTTTGCGAGATGCTTGTATTTGATTATATAAAAAAAGATTTAAAAGACGGAGAAAAGCTATCTTTATATGCCTCAAAACTAGAAGATATATTTGCCACACTTTATAGGCAGATAAATTTTACTACATTTGAAAGAGAAATTCATGCAAAAAAAGATGAATTAAGCGTAGATGAGATTAACAAAATTTGGCTAAAAGAATCAAAAAAAATGTTTGGAAATAGTTTAAAACTAAATGAATATTACAGCCTTTGGTGGAGTTATATACCGCATTTTATCCATACGCCATTTTACTGCTATTCTTATGCTTATGCACAGCTTTTAGTTCTTGCACTGTTTGGTTTGTATAAAAGTGGTAAATGTAAAAATTTCATAGAGTTATATACTGAATTTTTAAGCAGCGGTGGAAGTATGGAATCAAAAGAGCTGATAGGTAAATTTAATCTTGATATTAACAATGAAAATTTTTGGCAAATAGGTATAAATGAGATAAAAAAACTTGTAAATGAATTCAAAGGTATAAAATGTTAG
- a CDS encoding ATP-dependent helicase gives MDKIFQNLNEEQQKAVKHIDGPMLILAGAGSGKTKTITSRLAYLISVVGIAPSNTLTLTFTNKAANEMKNRALNMLGKSKLPSPPLLCTFHKFGLLFLKFHISRLERKNNFIIIDTNDKKRILKSFDSNIPTAILGSEISKYKNTLLSVNDVKKNTSTLLNGKENDFYAKVASIYERYENYLKDNNLVDFDDLLMLTYKILDSDDKLANEISQRYQYIMVDEYQDTNDLQLKLLQKLCKTHNNICVVGDDDQSIYGWRGTKIENILNFKDQFDNVKIIKLEQNYRSTASILKAANELIEHNRNRLGKKLISTKQEGNDITIFNCDDESVESSKIATKIKELLNSGVEAKDIAILYRINALSRSLEEGLNRENIPYKMVGGVKFYERTEIKDIISYLRLAINQHDDFSLERIINRPKRGLGKVTISKIEKVAFDNKTSMYQAINDIKSDDVGKKNLNTLLELSSNLEELSHFDGIYNLINMLEAKFGIKKFYEDMPDGAERVANIDEFYALLKDQAINDDEFELEEFLNEISLQSDQDSINEESISIMSIHASKGLEFKYLFVIGLEEGFFPLIGDGSDIEEERRLAYVAITRAKEHLTLSHAESRFYKGKRERLKKSRFLSEAGLCEGSLQIEQQKEFKKGDLIKHKIFGIGRIVEITKVNQDFKLKINFGGITREIMSNFVEKAV, from the coding sequence ATGGATAAAATTTTTCAAAACCTAAACGAAGAGCAGCAAAAAGCAGTTAAACACATAGATGGTCCTATGCTTATTTTAGCGGGTGCTGGTAGTGGCAAAACAAAAACCATAACTTCAAGACTAGCTTATCTCATATCTGTAGTTGGAATAGCCCCATCAAATACGTTAACATTAACATTTACAAATAAAGCGGCAAATGAGATGAAAAATAGAGCTTTAAATATGCTAGGAAAAAGCAAATTACCGTCTCCACCACTACTTTGCACATTTCATAAATTTGGATTATTATTTTTAAAATTTCACATATCAAGACTTGAAAGAAAAAACAACTTTATCATTATAGATACAAATGATAAAAAAAGAATTTTAAAAAGTTTTGACAGCAACATTCCCACAGCTATTTTAGGAAGTGAAATTTCAAAATACAAAAATACTCTTTTAAGTGTTAATGATGTTAAAAAAAATACATCTACACTTTTAAACGGCAAAGAAAATGACTTTTATGCTAAAGTTGCTAGTATTTATGAAAGATATGAAAATTATCTAAAAGACAATAATTTAGTAGATTTTGATGACCTTTTGATGCTTACTTATAAAATTTTAGATAGTGATGACAAACTAGCAAATGAAATCTCACAAAGATACCAATATATCATGGTTGATGAATACCAAGATACAAATGATTTACAATTAAAATTATTGCAAAAGCTCTGCAAAACACACAATAACATATGTGTAGTTGGCGACGATGATCAAAGCATTTATGGATGGCGTGGAACAAAAATAGAAAATATTTTAAATTTCAAAGACCAATTTGATAATGTCAAAATCATAAAACTAGAACAAAATTATCGCTCAACCGCATCTATACTAAAAGCCGCAAATGAACTGATTGAGCATAACAGAAATCGCCTTGGCAAAAAATTAATCAGCACAAAACAAGAAGGCAACGATATAACTATATTTAATTGCGATGATGAAAGCGTAGAATCAAGCAAAATTGCAACTAAGATAAAAGAACTTCTAAACTCTGGCGTAGAAGCAAAAGATATAGCGATATTATATAGGATAAACGCACTTTCTCGTTCATTAGAAGAAGGATTAAATAGAGAAAATATACCATATAAAATGGTTGGCGGTGTTAAATTTTATGAAAGAACAGAGATAAAAGATATCATAAGTTATCTAAGACTTGCAATAAATCAACATGATGATTTTTCTTTAGAGCGTATTATAAATCGCCCAAAAAGAGGTCTTGGAAAAGTCACTATAAGCAAGATAGAAAAAGTTGCATTTGATAATAAAACATCTATGTATCAAGCTATAAACGATATAAAAAGTGATGATGTTGGCAAAAAAAACTTAAACACGCTCTTAGAATTATCTTCAAATTTAGAAGAATTGTCGCATTTTGATGGAATTTATAATCTTATTAATATGCTAGAAGCTAAATTTGGTATAAAAAAATTTTATGAAGATATGCCAGATGGAGCCGAAAGAGTTGCGAATATCGATGAGTTTTATGCACTACTTAAAGATCAAGCTATAAATGATGATGAGTTTGAATTAGAAGAGTTTTTAAATGAAATTTCTCTTCAAAGCGATCAAGATAGCATAAATGAAGAAAGCATTTCTATAATGAGTATTCACGCTAGCAAAGGCTTAGAGTTTAAATATCTTTTTGTAATAGGACTTGAAGAAGGATTTTTCCCATTAATTGGAGATGGAAGCGATATAGAAGAAGAGCGAAGACTTGCTTATGTTGCGATAACTAGGGCAAAAGAACATCTTACTTTAAGCCATGCAGAATCTAGATTTTACAAAGGAAAAAGAGAAAGGCTTAAAAAAAGTAGATTTTTAAGTGAAGCTGGTCTTTGTGAAGGCTCTTTACAAATAGAGCAACAAAAAGAATTTAAAAAAGGCGATTTGATCAAACATAAAATTTTTGGCATAGGAAGAATTGTAGAAATAACCAAAGTAAATCAAGATTTTAAGCTCAAAATAAACTTTGGTGGTATAACTCGCGAGATAATGTCAAATTTCGTGGAAAAAGCAGTATGA
- the truB gene encoding tRNA pseudouridine(55) synthase TruB, translated as MNALFVANKPRGISSNFFLRKIKRKYGVKKAGFSGTLDPFASGCLIVAFGQYTKLFNYLDKTPKTYIATMWIGAYCESLDDENIISVKNTLPFHPSVFNIIKNSLLGDITYTPPKYSAKKINGKRAYDLARNGVKFDIKQSTMHVYECEILSYFHPFLTFKIVVDEGSYIRSYAQLFAQKLGIQATLSALKRVSEGKFIYENEKMLNPLKFLNLEKNVYNGDILDISLGKKLNIENFFKKENGKYLIDFDDFFSIIEIKDQGVKYCLNKVEKC; from the coding sequence ATGAATGCACTTTTTGTTGCAAACAAGCCAAGAGGCATTAGCTCAAATTTCTTTTTAAGAAAAATCAAAAGAAAATACGGCGTTAAAAAAGCTGGATTTTCTGGCACGCTTGATCCTTTTGCAAGTGGATGTCTTATTGTTGCATTTGGACAATACACTAAACTTTTTAACTATTTAGACAAAACACCAAAAACATACATTGCTACAATGTGGATTGGTGCGTATTGTGAAAGTTTAGATGATGAAAATATCATAAGCGTTAAGAATACACTTCCTTTTCATCCAAGCGTGTTTAATATAATTAAAAACTCACTTCTTGGCGATATAACATACACACCGCCAAAATATAGTGCAAAAAAGATTAATGGAAAAAGAGCTTATGATTTGGCTAGAAATGGGGTTAAGTTTGATATCAAACAAAGCACAATGCATGTTTATGAGTGCGAAATTTTATCATATTTTCATCCTTTTTTAACATTTAAAATAGTAGTTGATGAAGGCTCTTATATAAGATCTTATGCACAGCTATTTGCACAAAAACTAGGAATTCAAGCAACACTTAGTGCATTAAAAAGAGTTAGTGAGGGTAAATTTATATATGAAAATGAAAAAATGTTAAATCCACTTAAGTTTTTAAATTTAGAAAAAAATGTGTATAATGGAGATATTTTAGATATAAGTTTAGGCAAAAAACTAAATATTGAAAATTTTTTTAAAAAAGAAAATGGCAAATATTTAATAGATTTTGATGATTTTTTTAGTATTATTGAGATAAAAGATCAAGGTGTAAAATATTGTTTAAATAAGGTAGAAAAATGTTAA
- the csrA gene encoding carbon storage regulator CsrA, translating into MLILSRKEDEVIKLGNDVTIKIVSIAKGGVKVGIDAPKDMMILRGELANDVTQENIQASKQSHENLSKLSEKLKK; encoded by the coding sequence ATGTTAATACTTTCAAGAAAAGAAGATGAGGTTATAAAATTAGGGAATGATGTAACTATCAAAATAGTTTCAATCGCTAAAGGCGGTGTTAAAGTTGGTATAGACGCACCAAAAGATATGATGATTTTAAGAGGCGAATTGGCAAACGATGTAACGCAAGAAAACATTCAAGCAAGTAAGCAAAGCCACGAAAATTTAAGCAAACTTAGCGAAAAACTAAAAAAATGA
- a CDS encoding 4-(cytidine 5'-diphospho)-2-C-methyl-D-erythritol kinase, translating into MKSYAKLNVFLKITDFRGGYHEISSRFILFENLFDEIEFVKTSKNDKFEIDANINIQDNIIKKTYEKLCLCGYKNKLDEFFKFHKVKLIKNIPMGSGLGGGSSNAAAFLKLANKEINLGICDELLIQIGSQIGADVAFFISGFKSANVGGIGENIKEFIDEIPNLEVFTPNLFCSTKDVYEKFRNDFSGKFDINLAKNLENLSSKEILQIYKNTQLNDLLEPCKKLYSLNLKENEFLSGSGSSYFLVS; encoded by the coding sequence ATGAAATCATATGCAAAGCTTAATGTATTTTTAAAAATTACAGATTTTAGAGGTGGTTACCACGAAATTTCCTCTAGATTTATATTATTTGAGAATCTTTTTGATGAAATTGAATTTGTAAAAACTAGCAAGAATGATAAATTTGAAATAGACGCAAATATAAATATACAAGATAATATTATTAAAAAAACCTATGAAAAACTATGCCTTTGTGGATATAAAAATAAACTTGATGAGTTTTTTAAATTTCATAAAGTCAAGCTGATTAAAAATATACCAATGGGTAGTGGGCTTGGTGGAGGAAGCTCAAATGCCGCTGCTTTTTTAAAACTTGCAAATAAGGAAATTAATCTAGGAATTTGTGATGAGTTGCTTATACAAATAGGCTCACAAATAGGTGCCGATGTTGCATTTTTCATAAGTGGGTTTAAAAGTGCTAATGTTGGCGGGATTGGAGAAAACATAAAAGAATTTATAGATGAGATTCCAAATTTAGAAGTTTTTACACCAAATTTATTTTGCTCAACAAAAGATGTTTATGAAAAATTTAGAAATGATTTTAGTGGTAAATTTGATATAAATTTAGCTAAAAATTTAGAAAATTTAAGCTCAAAAGAAATTTTACAAATTTATAAAAATACACAATTAAATGATCTTTTAGAGCCTTGTAAAAAACTTTATTCTTTAAACTTAAAAGAAAATGAATTTTTAAGTGGTAGCGGTAGTAGCTACTTTTTAGTGAGTTAA
- the smpB gene encoding SsrA-binding protein SmpB → MQKDLAKNKKAFHDFSIIETYEAGIVLKGSEVKAIRAGRVNLKDSFVRIIKGELFLLNAHISHLQSTNAHFKPDERAPRKLLMHKKQIDKLLGQVSTNGYTMVVLSLYLNSKNILKASIALAKGKNLHDKRETLKKKEADREARAAMKNF, encoded by the coding sequence ATGCAAAAAGATTTAGCAAAAAATAAAAAAGCATTTCATGATTTTAGCATCATTGAAACCTATGAAGCTGGGATAGTTCTAAAAGGTAGTGAAGTTAAGGCTATAAGGGCTGGTAGAGTAAATTTAAAAGATAGTTTTGTCCGAATTATAAAAGGTGAACTTTTTTTATTAAATGCACACATAAGTCATTTACAAAGCACTAATGCTCACTTCAAACCAGACGAAAGAGCTCCAAGAAAACTTCTAATGCACAAAAAACAGATAGATAAACTCTTGGGCCAAGTTAGTACAAATGGCTACACAATGGTTGTTTTATCGCTTTATCTAAACTCAAAAAATATACTTAAAGCTAGCATTGCTCTTGCAAAAGGTAAAAATTTACACGATAAAAGAGAAACTTTAAAGAAAAAAGAAGCAGACAGGGAAGCAAGAGCAGCTATGAAAAATTTTTAA
- a CDS encoding S6 family peptidase, whose amino-acid sequence MKNNQKFIISIAVASVLATCAVSQEMNVDNFHYRDYIDLGQNKGVFSKTSGEIILKAKDGSEFKFLQVPNQSARTIDGSITSLGRNYVVTADHTKRVFEATSFNGSGSNSTTFGQTNYKFLTGHHGTADTTSKYSTDTLYLKTTKYIVEGEISPSNIDQMMVSTQITSNNASENIAKIDRYLKSIDTDADGKIMLYQAGTGYLKLNNSSSLSQLGNNARGGGIFDLAANANLINFSSKANNITLKAKVNQKFTNNTTTGDSGSGFYLYDGEKWVLIGVLRGHSSDANWIDLSYVTKQDFDDYVNKYENRSKNLEQNKDNIISSNQNFNITSNQDLGYGGIVVENGTTNINGNGSLKLAGFDIASGAVVNLNTKIKEDLHKIGIGTLNVNTATGTNLRLGNGLVVLNTDNAFENIYITSGRATLQLGNSVNNFDTNKLFFGNGGGKLDLNGKSITVKNISANDSGANVINSSDATSTITITGNDSADTIMHTSIGGIDKNKINLLVKDTNNKTLVFNANTQINGALNVVNSKVTIHGHPTTHAIKTSDTSTETIKQYDKNIPEYMDIERPSTLTQPDWDKVKFDAKQGVTLQNSTLNIGKESEFNSAITANGTSAINFGGDIDYFIDKLDGANTQKGGMSYRQDVQTQKLTKKEQGNDTIKFSGTIIANDKTAIKSSLKEFTPTLTLSNSATLTAKNLTIGENNKVNFTDNSTAQIEDLTFKNIANANNKIQKSAAATLKVSKSITLDNTKGLNLSNSFINNLNELSLIAKNGSLVSTDGPTTLKSVSLDNSKFIQKGTNNLEIKGGNIELKNSSDLDVQNLSLVNFTNDKFKISDDSTFNVQNLHADNSKINLTTINKTPNLQSLTAKNNSEVTLKTWDENKFDKITTQDNSKINFKELSFDMSAPKNITQNIGVLNSLTLNNVGFLDNNEVKVNDLKFNKVSFADILKIKLNFSDILKTNIDKIDYDKSYEVITAKTLTSTKTPYVELLLNGIFATSQIENNKFIIKFTKEDPKSQKALEKLSNNQNNELLTAILTHTANGGNPELAAKIEQAAYTKDAKAFDEILNQTQNELKNVGENSQQSIASNVLFASNLAMNSRLAHIKFRPKLTMQNAFKYKLASGNDPRDDLKNVLEAIKNDRVKNSFWYNFGGGYFKENSNSDMKFYGTNIGYDRIADVANGNVIYGIMAGFVSAKYNGKNYTDNSKAYNIGIYADYEGINGHELQTNLSLAYIKSEKDFMFLNNAEQAKNNGIGTLLSTYYKHRFELSNSSSIKPLALFEIDYTNMDALNSQNYKQDKTSNFGVSVGIGAEYTIVSETQAHTIQAIAKKRVHGSDDNIKVNLSQANSYINYEIEKSHVKYELNYIGETNLNENFVIQYNIGAISEFKGDYGGKAGVKLEYKF is encoded by the coding sequence ATGAAAAATAATCAAAAATTTATAATTTCAATTGCAGTAGCAAGTGTTCTTGCTACTTGTGCGGTCTCGCAGGAAATGAATGTTGATAACTTTCATTATAGAGACTACATAGATCTCGGACAAAACAAAGGAGTTTTTAGTAAAACTAGTGGTGAAATCATTTTGAAAGCAAAAGATGGTAGTGAGTTTAAGTTTCTACAAGTACCCAACCAATCAGCTAGAACTATCGATGGTTCAATCACATCGCTTGGGCGAAACTATGTAGTTACAGCAGATCATACAAAACGTGTATTTGAAGCCACTAGTTTTAACGGAAGTGGGAGTAATTCAACTACTTTTGGACAGACAAACTATAAATTTTTAACAGGTCATCACGGCACAGCAGATACTACATCAAAATATTCAACTGACACGCTCTATCTAAAAACAACAAAATATATAGTTGAAGGTGAAATTTCGCCATCAAATATTGATCAAATGATGGTTTCCACGCAAATAACTAGCAATAATGCAAGTGAAAATATTGCCAAAATAGACAGATATTTAAAAAGTATAGATACCGATGCAGATGGTAAAATTATGCTTTATCAGGCTGGAACTGGTTACTTAAAACTAAATAACTCAAGTAGTCTTAGTCAATTAGGTAATAATGCTCGTGGCGGTGGAATTTTTGATCTAGCTGCAAATGCAAATTTAATCAATTTTTCTAGCAAAGCTAATAATATCACACTAAAAGCGAAGGTTAATCAAAAATTTACTAATAATACTACCACTGGCGATAGTGGAAGTGGATTTTACCTTTATGATGGAGAAAAATGGGTTTTAATCGGGGTTTTAAGAGGTCATAGTAGCGATGCTAATTGGATAGATTTGTCTTATGTGACTAAGCAAGATTTTGACGATTATGTAAATAAATACGAAAATCGATCAAAAAATTTAGAGCAAAACAAAGACAACATAATATCTAGCAATCAAAACTTTAATATAACAAGCAACCAAGATTTGGGATATGGCGGCATAGTCGTAGAGAATGGAACGACTAATATAAATGGTAACGGCAGTTTAAAATTAGCAGGATTTGACATCGCAAGTGGGGCTGTTGTAAATTTAAACACAAAAATTAAAGAAGACTTACATAAAATAGGCATTGGAACACTAAATGTAAACACAGCAACTGGAACAAATTTGCGTCTTGGTAACGGACTTGTAGTTTTAAATACAGACAATGCATTTGAAAATATTTACATCACAAGCGGACGTGCGACATTACAACTCGGAAATAGTGTAAATAATTTTGATACAAATAAGCTATTTTTTGGTAATGGCGGCGGAAAGCTTGATCTAAACGGAAAAAGCATAACTGTTAAAAACATATCCGCAAACGATTCTGGTGCAAATGTCATAAACTCATCTGACGCTACTTCTACGATAACCATTACAGGCAATGATAGTGCAGATACCATCATGCATACAAGTATCGGAGGCATTGATAAAAACAAGATAAATTTATTAGTCAAAGACACAAATAATAAAACGCTTGTTTTTAATGCAAATACACAGATAAATGGCGCTTTAAATGTTGTAAATTCAAAAGTTACAATACACGGACACCCTACTACTCATGCTATAAAAACATCTGACACAAGCACGGAAACAATCAAGCAGTATGACAAAAATATCCCTGAATATATGGACATAGAGCGACCGTCAACACTTACTCAGCCAGACTGGGACAAAGTAAAATTTGACGCAAAGCAAGGTGTAACTTTACAAAACTCAACACTAAACATCGGCAAGGAAAGCGAATTTAACTCTGCTATCACGGCTAACGGTACTTCGGCTATAAATTTTGGAGGTGATATTGACTATTTTATCGATAAACTTGATGGAGCAAACACGCAAAAAGGTGGAATGTCATACAGGCAAGATGTCCAAACACAAAAGCTTACCAAAAAAGAACAAGGTAATGACACGATAAAATTTAGCGGAACAATAATAGCAAATGACAAGACCGCTATCAAATCAAGCTTAAAAGAATTTACTCCAACTTTAACGCTTTCTAATAGTGCAACATTAACAGCCAAAAACTTAACGATTGGTGAGAATAATAAAGTAAATTTTACTGATAACTCAACTGCGCAGATAGAAGATCTAACATTTAAAAATATTGCTAATGCCAACAACAAAATCCAAAAAAGTGCGGCTGCTACGCTAAAAGTTAGCAAATCTATAACTCTTGATAACACAAAGGGGTTAAATTTAAGCAATAGTTTCATTAACAACCTTAATGAACTAAGCTTGATTGCAAAAAATGGTAGTTTAGTTAGCACAGATGGTCCTACTACACTAAAAAGCGTAAGCCTTGATAACTCCAAATTCATACAAAAAGGCACCAATAACTTAGAAATAAAAGGCGGAAATATAGAGCTTAAAAATAGCTCAGACCTAGATGTTCAAAATTTAAGTTTGGTAAATTTTACAAATGACAAATTTAAAATTTCAGATGATTCGACCTTTAATGTGCAAAATTTACATGCCGATAATTCAAAAATCAATCTTACGACAATTAATAAAACTCCTAATCTACAAAGCTTAACTGCCAAAAACAACAGTGAAGTTACACTAAAAACTTGGGATGAAAACAAATTTGATAAAATTACAACACAAGATAATTCAAAAATAAATTTTAAAGAACTAAGCTTTGATATGAGTGCTCCTAAAAATATCACACAAAATATCGGGGTTTTAAACTCTTTAACTCTGAATAATGTGGGCTTTCTTGATAACAATGAGGTTAAAGTAAATGATTTAAAATTTAATAAAGTAAGCTTTGCCGACATACTAAAAATAAAGTTAAATTTTAGTGATATATTGAAGACAAACATTGATAAAATAGACTATGACAAAAGCTACGAAGTTATCACTGCAAAGACACTAACAAGCACAAAAACACCTTATGTAGAGCTTTTATTAAATGGTATTTTCGCAACAAGTCAAATCGAAAATAATAAGTTTATTATAAAATTTACAAAAGAAGATCCAAAAAGCCAAAAAGCCCTAGAAAAACTATCAAATAACCAAAATAACGAGCTTTTAACAGCTATCTTAACCCATACAGCAAATGGCGGAAATCCTGAGCTAGCAGCAAAAATAGAACAAGCCGCTTACACAAAAGACGCAAAGGCTTTTGATGAAATTTTAAATCAAACTCAAAATGAATTAAAAAATGTCGGCGAAAATTCACAACAAAGCATTGCTAGCAATGTGCTTTTTGCATCAAATTTGGCAATGAACTCACGTCTAGCACACATAAAATTTAGACCCAAACTAACTATGCAAAATGCCTTTAAATACAAATTGGCAAGTGGCAACGACCCACGAGATGATCTTAAAAATGTCCTTGAAGCGATTAAAAATGACAGAGTTAAAAACAGCTTTTGGTATAACTTCGGCGGTGGATATTTCAAAGAAAATAGTAACTCTGATATGAAATTTTACGGCACCAATATAGGCTATGATAGGATAGCAGATGTGGCAAACGGCAATGTGATTTATGGTATTATGGCTGGTTTTGTGAGTGCAAAATATAACGGCAAAAACTACACAGATAATTCAAAAGCTTACAATATAGGCATCTACGCAGACTATGAAGGTATAAATGGGCATGAACTTCAAACAAATTTAAGCCTTGCTTACATAAAAAGCGAGAAAGACTTCATGTTTTTAAATAACGCCGAACAAGCCAAAAATAACGGCATTGGTACACTTTTATCTACATACTACAAACATCGTTTTGAGCTGTCAAATTCCTCTAGTATAAAGCCACTTGCACTTTTTGAGATTGATTATACAAATATGGATGCACTTAATTCACAAAATTATAAACAAGACAAAACTAGTAATTTTGGCGTCTCTGTAGGTATTGGAGCTGAATATACAATAGTAAGCGAGACACAAGCTCACACAATCCAAGCTATCGCCAAAAAGCGGGTTCATGGTTCTGATGACAATATCAAAGTAAATTTAAGTCAAGCTAACTCTTATATCAATTATGAAATCGAAAAAAGCCATGTCAAATATGAATTAAATTACATTGGGGAAACAAATCTCAATGAAAATTTCGTGATTCAATACAACATCGGTGCAATCAGTGAATTTAAAGGTGACTATGGAGGTAAAGCTGGCGTAAAGTTGGAGTATAAATTTTAA
- a CDS encoding thioredoxin produces MKKLILAITLAIFFIGCQNQESTNIAQENTPKQIKVGEEITLNSVFDSNITIVRTQNGFKLKDSNKIIMFDIFGTFCEPCRAEASNLMDYQLKNSNDMMMIGLIHFENITNKEIIENFSKKYNAYYFITNSDRNADIVEQILKDIDYKDALQIPFKVVLKDGKYQKLSDNLRKNSTEMKNFYLGYVTVPLLQNDLERIKNASN; encoded by the coding sequence ATGAAAAAACTTATTTTAGCAATAACTTTAGCTATATTTTTTATAGGTTGTCAAAACCAAGAATCAACAAACATTGCTCAAGAAAATACACCAAAACAGATAAAAGTTGGCGAAGAAATAACTCTAAATAGTGTTTTTGATTCAAATATAACTATAGTTAGAACGCAAAATGGATTTAAACTAAAAGATAGCAACAAAATAATAATGTTTGATATATTTGGAACATTTTGTGAGCCGTGTCGTGCAGAAGCTTCGAATCTTATGGATTATCAACTAAAAAATAGCAATGATATGATGATGATAGGCCTCATTCATTTTGAAAATATAACAAACAAAGAGATAATTGAAAATTTTTCCAAAAAATACAATGCATACTACTTCATAACTAACTCAGATAGAAATGCAGATATCGTGGAACAAATTTTAAAAGATATTGATTATAAAGATGCACTGCAAATTCCATTTAAAGTTGTTCTAAAAGATGGAAAATATCAGAAATTAAGTGATAATTTGCGTAAAAATAGCACAGAAATGAAAAATTTCTACCTAGGATATGTAACAGTTCCTTTATTGCAAAACGATTTAGAGAGAATCAAAAATGCCTCAAATTAA